The Candidatus Aminicenantes bacterium genome contains a region encoding:
- a CDS encoding ATPase, T2SS/T4P/T4SS family, producing the protein MAEPYLVSCWHCRAEFDAAAAPDCSHASPTKTCPFCLKCFCDASKEYKKKYLKNCPKELLAEYTDSRNSAYMKIGEILVKAGKISLDQLVTALDKQRIVGKKLGEVLIMMSLVTPDELQLYLLNQKSVETIDLKNLKVDGDLIRQVGKDFCLDQKIVPIEIQEIAGGRMLRFAFYSLTELPKLKKSSELQNFKLIPYLAPKEEIENLLKNLENAEKEIKIYTSLAGARHLRLLNSLIKQAVQNKVSDVFFECKDGQLKIFFRNGELLSPVRQPAEDAAEFFAKIKEICGVKASARKVAQESMLNLNKNLSHLKIKALYYSGSDQENIRFKISRLDDFGRKITDLQLENDDVVCLRAILEKPNGLFIVAGPAFSRTNETLYALMNTLAAERIATVENDVILRNERFFQIENQGNDVTNAVYKNLLFYKPDSMFLFDYFQKNYDGQFLHFVEMGKLFIELQGFSYEEIFEKMANEYEVPLSYLVENLRLLIFQRQAKILCPACKVPNPRPAQELFKNKKLSNSYRIFQEKGCPKCQSSGFSRDEVFYEIFIMDNQERSQFKEDDLLALDKKISEAGRLTITQKIINRVLKGEISYQESCRFF; encoded by the coding sequence ATGGCTGAACCGTATCTCGTTTCCTGCTGGCACTGCCGGGCCGAATTCGACGCGGCGGCGGCCCCCGATTGCAGCCATGCCAGCCCGACCAAGACCTGCCCCTTCTGCCTGAAGTGCTTCTGCGATGCTTCCAAGGAGTACAAAAAAAAGTATCTGAAGAATTGCCCCAAGGAGCTGCTGGCCGAGTACACCGACAGCCGCAATTCCGCTTACATGAAGATCGGCGAGATTCTGGTCAAGGCCGGCAAGATTTCGCTGGACCAGCTGGTTACCGCCCTGGATAAGCAACGGATCGTCGGCAAAAAACTGGGTGAAGTGCTGATCATGATGTCGCTGGTCACCCCGGATGAGCTTCAGCTGTACCTGCTGAACCAGAAAAGCGTGGAAACGATCGACTTGAAGAATCTCAAGGTCGACGGCGACCTGATCCGCCAGGTCGGCAAGGACTTCTGCCTGGACCAGAAGATCGTTCCCATCGAGATCCAGGAAATCGCCGGCGGCCGCATGCTGCGTTTCGCCTTTTATTCGCTCACCGAGCTTCCCAAACTGAAAAAAAGCAGTGAACTGCAGAATTTCAAACTGATCCCCTACCTGGCCCCGAAGGAAGAAATTGAAAACCTGCTGAAAAACCTGGAGAACGCCGAGAAAGAGATAAAAATTTACACGTCGCTGGCCGGCGCCCGCCATCTCAGGTTGTTGAATTCCCTGATCAAGCAGGCGGTGCAAAACAAGGTTTCGGATGTTTTTTTCGAATGCAAGGACGGCCAGCTGAAGATTTTCTTCCGCAACGGCGAGCTGCTCTCTCCGGTTCGGCAGCCCGCCGAGGATGCGGCGGAATTTTTCGCGAAAATCAAGGAGATCTGCGGCGTCAAGGCCTCGGCCAGGAAAGTCGCCCAGGAATCCATGCTGAACCTGAACAAGAATTTAAGCCACTTGAAGATCAAGGCTTTATATTATTCGGGTTCCGACCAGGAAAACATCCGCTTCAAAATCAGCCGTCTCGATGACTTTGGCAGGAAAATCACCGACCTGCAGCTGGAGAATGATGACGTGGTCTGCTTGCGGGCCATCCTGGAAAAACCCAACGGATTGTTCATCGTGGCCGGTCCGGCCTTCAGCAGGACCAACGAAACATTGTATGCCCTGATGAACACTCTGGCAGCGGAGCGGATCGCCACCGTGGAAAACGACGTGATCCTGCGCAACGAAAGGTTTTTCCAGATTGAAAACCAGGGCAACGATGTGACCAACGCGGTATACAAGAATTTGCTTTTTTATAAGCCGGATTCGATGTTTTTATTCGACTATTTCCAGAAAAACTACGACGGCCAATTCCTGCATTTCGTGGAAATGGGGAAATTATTCATTGAACTGCAGGGTTTTTCCTACGAGGAGATCTTCGAAAAAATGGCGAATGAATACGAGGTTCCCCTCTCCTACCTGGTAGAAAATTTGCGCCTGCTGATCTTCCAACGGCAGGCGAAAATCCTTTGTCCGGCCTGCAAGGTGCCCAATCCGCGGCCGGCCCAGGAATTGTTTAAAAACAAAAAATTGAGCAACAGCTATCGGATCTTCCAGGAAAAAGGCTGCCCGAAATGCCAGTCCAGCGGCTTCAGCCGCGACGAGGTTTTTTATGAGATCTTCATCATGGACAACCAGGAGCGGTCCCAATTCAAGGAGGACGATCTGCTCGCCTTGGATAAGAAAATTTCCGAGGCCGGAAGGTTGACCATTACGCAAAAGATCATCAACCGGGTGTTGAAGGGCGAAATATCCTACCAGGAAAGCTGCCGTTTCTTCTAG
- a CDS encoding ferritin, producing MISKKLEDAFNRQINEEIFSAYLYLSMGAYFHSLNLDGFAVWMKAQAQEEMSHAMKFFAFLGDMGGRISLLTVKEPEKNWKSPLAAFTAVSRHEQYITGRINELYRLAGSEKSNPTQIMLHWFIKEQVEEEATAAKIVFKLNQIKDNVGGLWILDKELGGRQNKS from the coding sequence ATGATTTCAAAAAAACTTGAAGATGCCTTTAACAGGCAAATCAACGAAGAAATTTTTTCCGCTTATCTGTATCTGTCCATGGGCGCCTATTTTCATTCCTTGAACCTGGACGGATTCGCTGTCTGGATGAAAGCGCAAGCCCAGGAAGAGATGTCCCACGCCATGAAATTTTTCGCTTTTCTGGGTGACATGGGTGGCCGCATCTCCCTGTTGACTGTCAAGGAACCCGAAAAAAACTGGAAATCGCCATTGGCGGCATTCACAGCCGTTTCCAGGCATGAACAGTATATCACCGGCCGCATCAATGAGCTTTACCGCTTGGCCGGCAGCGAAAAAAGCAACCCCACGCAGATCATGCTGCACTGGTTCATCAAAGAACAGGTGGAAGAGGAAGCCACCGCGGCCAAGATCGTCTTCAAACTCAACCAGATCAAGGATAACGTCGGCGGTTTGTGGATACTGGACAAAGAACTGGGCGGGCGGCAAAACAAATCCTGA
- a CDS encoding DUF58 domain-containing protein — translation MISEETLKKIRKLEIISRKAARDIFAGQYHSAFKGRGMEFSEVREYQFGDDIRFIDWNVSSRLGRLFVKQFVEERELTIILAIDLSASLQFISSRKSKKDIAVELSALIAFTAMLNNDKVGLLIFTDRVEVFIPPKKGRTHLLRLIRDISEFQPQGRGTAIGGALAYLTSLLKKKAVVFLISDFLDDNFATALKIAARKHDLIAIAIRDRRELAPPRRGIFRLRDLESGEDFNADFGRATVRSAFQDINRSRSEKLNDLFHKHAIDAITIHSDTDYEKPLFDLFLKRRHKFAR, via the coding sequence ATGATCAGCGAAGAGACGCTTAAAAAGATCCGCAAGCTGGAAATCATCTCCCGCAAAGCGGCGCGGGACATTTTCGCCGGACAGTACCACTCGGCCTTCAAGGGCCGGGGCATGGAATTTTCCGAGGTCCGCGAATACCAGTTCGGCGACGACATCCGCTTCATCGACTGGAACGTCTCCTCGCGCCTGGGCCGGCTGTTCGTCAAGCAGTTCGTGGAAGAGAGGGAGCTGACGATCATCCTGGCCATCGACCTGTCGGCGTCGCTGCAGTTCATCTCTTCGCGCAAGAGCAAAAAGGACATTGCCGTCGAGCTGTCGGCCCTGATCGCTTTCACGGCCATGCTCAACAACGACAAGGTCGGATTGTTGATCTTCACCGACCGGGTGGAGGTTTTCATTCCGCCCAAGAAAGGCCGCACCCATCTGCTGAGGCTGATCCGCGACATCAGCGAATTCCAGCCGCAAGGCCGGGGTACGGCGATTGGCGGCGCCCTGGCCTACCTGACATCGCTGCTCAAGAAAAAAGCCGTGGTCTTTCTGATTTCCGATTTTCTGGACGACAATTTCGCCACGGCGCTAAAAATCGCCGCCCGCAAGCACGACCTGATCGCCATCGCCATCCGCGACCGCCGGGAGCTGGCGCCGCCGCGACGCGGGATATTCCGGCTCAGGGACCTGGAGAGCGGGGAGGATTTCAACGCCGATTTCGGCCGCGCCACCGTCCGCTCGGCCTTCCAGGATATCAACCGCAGCCGCTCCGAGAAGTTGAATGACTTATTCCATAAACACGCCATCGATGCCATTACCATCCACTCGGACACCGATTACGAGAAGCCGCTGTTCGACCTCTTTTTGAAGCGCCGGCACAAATTCGCCCGATGA
- a CDS encoding BatD family protein produces MKALRLFCILLAAVAARPLDAAQVTLTASTLTATVGEQVELRLIARSLEAVDEMRVSLPAGDFEVLRRQSQPMIRTTDWRTFEHVLTIAFFKTGEFAVGPVTIELLAAKTVIEKEQSNAVTIKVRSLLGADDRDIKPLKKPLTIPGNPLHLLKYAAGAGLILLLAVGLLLLRRKWRKKSLGGEIVLPEPEIELEQRVNELWQRRLTQKGEHKLFFIRLGEIIKGFLNRAYVFNADDLTSTEVMARLGGGEKDVDLVACFKTIFTRADLVKFAEQVPGTSAIDSLAQSIAIMIEKYKKRRSLANEANRVQTGR; encoded by the coding sequence ATGAAAGCGCTGCGCCTGTTCTGCATCCTGCTGGCGGCCGTTGCGGCGCGCCCGCTCGACGCCGCCCAGGTGACCCTGACCGCCTCCACCCTGACCGCGACCGTCGGCGAACAGGTGGAACTGCGCCTGATCGCGCGCAGCCTGGAAGCCGTCGATGAAATGAGGGTTTCCCTGCCGGCCGGGGATTTCGAGGTCCTTCGCCGCCAAAGCCAGCCGATGATCCGGACCACCGATTGGCGCACCTTCGAACACGTGCTCACCATCGCTTTTTTCAAGACCGGGGAGTTCGCGGTCGGACCGGTGACGATCGAGCTCCTGGCCGCCAAAACGGTCATCGAAAAAGAACAAAGCAACGCCGTCACCATCAAGGTCCGTTCGCTACTCGGCGCCGACGACCGGGACATCAAGCCCTTGAAAAAGCCGCTGACCATTCCCGGCAACCCGCTGCACCTGTTGAAATATGCCGCCGGCGCCGGCCTGATCCTGCTGCTGGCCGTTGGGCTGCTACTGCTCAGGCGCAAATGGCGAAAGAAGTCCCTCGGCGGGGAAATCGTCCTGCCGGAGCCCGAGATCGAACTGGAACAGCGCGTCAACGAGTTGTGGCAGCGGCGCTTGACCCAAAAGGGTGAGCACAAATTGTTTTTCATCCGCCTGGGAGAGATCATCAAGGGCTTCCTGAACCGCGCCTACGTCTTCAACGCCGACGATCTCACCAGCACCGAAGTCATGGCCCGGCTCGGGGGCGGCGAAAAGGACGTGGACCTGGTGGCCTGTTTTAAAACCATTTTCACCCGGGCCGACCTGGTCAAATTCGCCGAGCAAGTACCGGGGACTTCGGCCATCGACTCCCTGGCCCAGAGCATCGCCATAATGATCGAAAAATATAAAAAAAGACGCAGCCTGGCAAACGAGGCGAACCGTGTTCAGACTGGCCGCTAA
- a CDS encoding VWA domain-containing protein, protein MFRLAAKYYLLLLLLWPLLAWWNRFVNRSGRRHVSFAAKKLLPEAPQTWKMALLQNLNRVKIASWLLLVLALARPQLLNTYQVEEQKGMDILLTLDISGSMASVDFKPKNRLEVAKEVITAFIEKRRSDRLGLVIFAATSYTKCPLTVDYDMLKYYLQDTEFGELEDGTALGMALATSVNRIQNSGAKTKIIILLTDGVNNRGEIDPREPPVRHGQRRDRRGAAAGDRQDHRRSLLPGH, encoded by the coding sequence GTGTTCAGACTGGCCGCTAAATACTACCTGCTGCTCCTGCTCCTGTGGCCGCTGCTGGCGTGGTGGAACCGCTTCGTGAACCGCTCGGGCCGACGCCACGTCAGCTTCGCCGCGAAAAAACTGTTGCCAGAGGCGCCGCAGACCTGGAAGATGGCGCTGCTGCAAAACCTGAACCGCGTCAAGATCGCCTCCTGGCTCCTCCTCGTCCTGGCCCTGGCCCGGCCGCAGCTGCTCAATACCTACCAGGTGGAGGAGCAGAAAGGCATGGATATCCTCCTGACCCTGGACATTTCCGGTTCGATGGCCTCCGTCGATTTCAAACCCAAGAACCGGCTGGAAGTGGCCAAGGAAGTCATTACCGCCTTCATCGAGAAGCGCCGCAGCGACCGCCTGGGGCTGGTCATTTTCGCCGCCACCTCCTACACCAAGTGCCCGCTGACCGTCGATTACGACATGCTGAAATATTATCTGCAGGATACGGAATTCGGCGAACTGGAGGACGGGACGGCCCTGGGCATGGCCCTGGCCACCTCGGTCAACCGTATCCAGAATTCCGGAGCCAAGACCAAGATCATCATCCTGCTCACCGACGGCGTGAACAACCGCGGCGAGATCGACCCGCGCGAGCCGCCAGTACGTCATGGTCAACGTCGAGATCGACGAGGCGCTGCTGCAGGAGATCGCCAAGACCACCGGCGGTCTTTACTTCCGGGCCATTGA
- a CDS encoding type II toxin-antitoxin system HicB family antitoxin, translated as MKNIKYVVYREDKYYVSQCLNVDVSSFGTTLDVAVANLKEALELYFEDNKKSVDFRSIQEVVLGETRVHA; from the coding sequence ATGAAAAATATAAAATATGTCGTTTATCGGGAAGATAAATATTATGTATCCCAATGTTTGAACGTCGATGTTTCCAGCTTCGGAACTACGCTCGACGTGGCTGTGGCCAATTTGAAAGAGGCGTTGGAATTATATTTTGAAGATAATAAAAAATCGGTCGATTTTCGCTCCATTCAAGAGGTGGTGCTCGGCGAAACCCGGGTCCATGCCTAA
- a CDS encoding type II toxin-antitoxin system HicA family toxin, protein MPKLYSSKWIITVLEHHGFMLSGQRGSHKKFRKGDKTVIVPDPRHEIPMGTFHSILRQAGLQKSDFEK, encoded by the coding sequence ATGCCTAAGCTTTATTCTTCCAAGTGGATTATCACGGTTCTTGAACACCACGGGTTCATGCTCAGTGGCCAGCGCGGCAGCCACAAGAAATTCCGCAAGGGCGATAAAACAGTAATTGTCCCCGATCCGCGCCACGAAATCCCCATGGGAACTTTCCATTCCATTCTACGCCAGGCCGGATTACAAAAAAGCGATTTCGAAAAGTAA
- a CDS encoding HEPN domain-containing protein: MKKKHKWRVGKKENQNKFTFVQYVPSDWVEKKIIRNIWISGYRIFLNRNKLQFIEKILDLDEIRLVFLFGKFSYLDTKDAKIDFLPEGKFRFDQTKIKRAISNEDVYLLIITPFDKNSANWNEAVIKEKVDIYLGLLILFFGRNIAHELIFENVYGISDNQVSASAARCENPLFFPSPDLNEEKFNNIFLVNKFILQKPEDEKNRFLLSLRWFKNANFDSGVDAFLKYWIALEIIAMSNNTDIQSINQILGKIYNLPLVGIQKTFNMGRLYGLRSKIIHNGKIIPIHQNLLKYIEAIYKDVYYFLSGIQPKKFSEEILNDNSFNLLEYMPNL, from the coding sequence ATGAAGAAAAAACACAAATGGAGAGTTGGGAAAAAAGAAAATCAAAATAAATTCACATTTGTACAATATGTTCCATCTGATTGGGTAGAAAAAAAGATTATTAGAAATATTTGGATTTCTGGGTATCGAATTTTTTTAAATAGAAATAAATTACAGTTTATTGAAAAAATATTGGATTTAGATGAAATAAGATTAGTATTTTTATTTGGGAAATTTAGTTATTTAGATACAAAGGATGCTAAAATCGATTTTTTACCGGAAGGAAAATTTCGTTTTGATCAAACAAAAATTAAAAGAGCCATAAGTAATGAGGATGTTTATTTATTAATAATTACCCCTTTTGATAAAAATAGTGCAAATTGGAATGAAGCAGTTATTAAAGAAAAGGTTGATATCTATCTAGGTTTATTGATTTTATTTTTTGGAAGAAATATTGCACATGAGCTCATTTTTGAAAATGTTTATGGAATTTCTGACAATCAAGTTTCGGCTTCTGCAGCAAGGTGCGAAAATCCTTTGTTTTTCCCTTCTCCAGATTTAAATGAAGAAAAGTTTAATAATATATTTTTAGTTAATAAATTTATTCTTCAAAAACCAGAAGATGAAAAAAACAGATTTTTATTGTCTTTGCGGTGGTTTAAAAATGCAAATTTTGATTCTGGCGTTGATGCATTTCTGAAGTATTGGATTGCACTAGAAATTATTGCAATGTCTAATAATACAGATATTCAATCAATAAATCAGATTTTAGGTAAGATATATAACCTTCCCCTAGTAGGCATTCAAAAAACATTTAATATGGGAAGGTTATATGGACTGAGATCCAAAATTATTCATAATGGGAAAATTATTCCAATTCACCAAAATCTTTTAAAATATATTGAGGCTATATATAAGGATGTTTATTATTTTTTGAGTGGGATTCAACCTAAGAAGTTTTCCGAAGAAATATTAAATGACAATAGTTTCAATTTACTTGAATACATGCCAAATCTATAA
- a CDS encoding Eco57I restriction-modification methylase domain-containing protein, whose protein sequence is MDKNRERLEGLIGLFENNIRQYMGGGYDEAKARVDFIDKFFALLGWDIANEQGHSEQYREVTREDRLEISGRIKAPDYCFRVGGVRKFFVEAKKPSVDVKNDLAAAFQLRRYAYTAKLPLSILTDFEELAIYDTRIKPDQRDSSSVGRVFYCGYKDYLKNWDFIFDTFSKEAIWKGSFDRYVEENKRKKGTSEVDKEFLKLIEKWRETIAKSIALRNPDLSIYELNDSVQKTIDRIIFLRIAEDRDMEKYGRLQTILENKKEIYPQLVSLFAQADAKYNSGIFDFKTDQLTPKLKIDDKVFREIIKDLYYPESPYEFSVLPVEILGNIYEQFLGKTIHLTAGHQARVEEKPEVRKAGGVYYTPKYIVDYIVKNTIGELLKNRDSVKKGDIAEVAIPQIKTLDPACGSGSFLIAAYQCMLDAYLEYYSGLKGKGTARPTPMVERDEKILRRSLKENRIYLVKQNEYRLTIGEKQRILQKHIYGVDIDRQAVEVTKLSLLLKLLEGENRESTGYLFKYSDIKLLPNLSDNIKCGNSLIGSDFYDSLQKDLFSDEEVTRRLNVFDWEKEFPEVFENGGFDAVIGNPPYVRQEGLGEYKEYLSAHYRVYHGVADLYAYFIEKGMGLLKKNSLFGIIVANKWMRAGYGEPLRRFLKSKEILEIIDFGDLPVFEKATTYPCILLVKNHDREDIGRDRSRPVPTIDAVNMKTLLFGDLSAYVEANKFKIDVEQLDDAGWALAGADAQALLQKLKTMVESRCAVTLGEYVDGKIYYGIKTGLNEAFVIDESTKKRLIKEDLKSKEIIKPFLAGRDIKRYQQPVSDKYLIFTRHGIDIKKYPAIENYLLPFKDRLMPKPNNYKGKEWKGRKPGAYHWYEIQDTIDYFKEFEKPKIMWPEIAGDARFAYDTLNLYANNKTYLIAKPDLYLLGLLNSSLIRFFIHSVCTDLQGSSFNFSAIFVDRSPIRTINFSSKEDKKTHDCMIEIVETMLDLQKKYHDSRLESERSIYKKQIAILDQKIDCLVYELYGITEAEIKIVEER, encoded by the coding sequence ATGGATAAGAATCGGGAGCGACTAGAAGGACTGATCGGACTTTTTGAAAACAATATCCGTCAATACATGGGCGGCGGTTATGACGAAGCCAAGGCCCGGGTCGATTTCATCGACAAATTTTTCGCCCTCCTGGGCTGGGACATCGCCAACGAGCAGGGGCATTCCGAGCAGTATCGCGAAGTGACTCGCGAAGACCGTTTAGAGATTTCCGGCCGTATCAAAGCCCCCGACTATTGCTTCCGCGTCGGTGGTGTCCGGAAATTTTTCGTCGAAGCCAAAAAACCATCGGTGGATGTCAAGAATGACCTTGCTGCCGCATTCCAACTGCGGCGTTATGCCTATACGGCGAAACTGCCATTGTCGATCCTGACCGATTTCGAGGAACTCGCCATTTATGACACGCGCATCAAGCCCGATCAACGTGACAGCTCATCGGTCGGCCGCGTTTTTTACTGCGGATATAAAGATTATTTGAAAAACTGGGATTTCATTTTTGACACTTTTTCCAAGGAGGCCATCTGGAAAGGAAGTTTCGACCGCTATGTCGAGGAAAACAAGCGCAAGAAAGGGACATCGGAAGTTGACAAAGAGTTCCTTAAGCTGATCGAAAAATGGCGCGAAACCATCGCCAAGTCGATTGCCCTGCGCAATCCCGATCTATCCATTTACGAATTAAACGACTCGGTACAGAAGACCATCGACCGCATCATTTTCCTGCGTATCGCCGAAGATCGCGACATGGAAAAATACGGGCGATTGCAAACGATTTTGGAAAATAAAAAGGAAATTTACCCGCAATTGGTTTCTTTGTTCGCCCAGGCGGACGCCAAATACAATTCCGGGATTTTCGATTTCAAGACCGACCAGCTGACACCAAAACTGAAGATTGACGACAAGGTGTTCAGGGAAATTATCAAAGATTTGTATTATCCCGAATCGCCCTACGAGTTTTCCGTGCTACCGGTCGAGATTCTGGGTAATATTTACGAGCAGTTCCTGGGTAAAACCATCCATCTGACCGCCGGGCATCAAGCCAGAGTAGAGGAAAAACCTGAAGTGCGCAAGGCCGGTGGGGTCTATTACACACCAAAGTATATTGTTGATTACATTGTCAAAAACACGATAGGGGAATTACTTAAAAACAGAGATTCCGTGAAGAAAGGCGATATTGCAGAAGTTGCAATTCCACAGATCAAAACCCTTGACCCAGCTTGCGGTTCGGGATCATTCCTGATTGCTGCTTACCAATGCATGCTGGATGCGTACCTGGAATATTACTCTGGATTGAAGGGTAAAGGCACGGCACGACCTACCCCTATGGTTGAACGAGATGAAAAAATCCTGCGGCGCTCGTTGAAGGAGAACCGGATCTACTTGGTAAAGCAAAACGAATACCGGCTGACCATTGGCGAAAAGCAGCGCATCCTGCAGAAGCATATTTATGGAGTGGATATCGACCGTCAGGCGGTCGAGGTGACCAAACTTTCGTTGCTGTTGAAACTGTTGGAAGGCGAGAACCGAGAATCGACCGGATATTTGTTCAAATACTCAGACATCAAGTTGCTGCCCAACTTATCTGATAATATCAAGTGCGGTAATTCCTTGATCGGGTCTGATTTCTATGATTCCCTACAGAAGGATCTTTTCTCTGATGAGGAAGTGACGCGCCGGCTCAATGTCTTTGATTGGGAAAAGGAATTTCCTGAAGTATTTGAAAACGGCGGTTTTGATGCCGTAATCGGCAACCCGCCCTATGTGCGCCAGGAGGGGCTGGGTGAATACAAGGAATATTTATCAGCCCATTATCGGGTCTATCACGGCGTGGCCGATCTGTATGCTTATTTCATAGAAAAGGGGATGGGCCTCTTAAAGAAAAATAGTTTGTTCGGCATCATTGTGGCCAACAAGTGGATGCGGGCCGGTTACGGCGAACCGTTGCGGCGTTTTCTGAAAAGCAAGGAAATCTTGGAGATCATCGATTTCGGCGACCTGCCGGTCTTTGAAAAAGCCACGACTTACCCGTGCATTTTGCTGGTGAAGAATCACGACCGGGAAGATATCGGTAGGGACAGGTCGCGACCTGTCCCTACAATTGACGCGGTTAATATGAAAACATTGTTGTTCGGCGACTTGTCCGCCTATGTTGAGGCGAATAAATTCAAGATTGATGTAGAGCAATTGGATGATGCCGGCTGGGCGTTAGCCGGTGCCGATGCGCAGGCATTGCTGCAGAAATTGAAGACCATGGTCGAATCGCGGTGCGCAGTCACTCTGGGCGAATATGTAGATGGCAAAATTTATTATGGCATCAAAACCGGTTTGAACGAGGCCTTTGTGATAGACGAATCGACCAAAAAAAGGTTGATTAAAGAAGATCTGAAATCCAAAGAGATTATAAAGCCGTTTTTAGCGGGTAGGGATATTAAGAGATACCAACAACCGGTTAGCGATAAATACCTTATCTTTACCAGACACGGGATCGATATTAAAAAATATCCGGCCATTGAAAATTATCTATTGCCATTCAAAGACCGTTTAATGCCCAAACCCAATAACTATAAAGGCAAGGAATGGAAAGGTCGAAAGCCTGGAGCTTATCATTGGTATGAGATTCAGGACACGATTGACTACTTCAAAGAATTCGAAAAACCAAAAATCATGTGGCCAGAAATAGCGGGGGATGCAAGGTTTGCCTATGACACTCTAAATCTTTATGCAAATAATAAAACATACTTAATTGCAAAACCCGATCTTTATCTTCTAGGATTATTAAATTCTTCATTAATTCGATTTTTTATTCATAGCGTTTGCACAGATCTCCAAGGAAGTTCTTTTAATTTCTCGGCAATATTTGTTGACCGATCGCCGATTCGGACAATCAATTTTTCGAGTAAAGAAGATAAAAAAACACATGATTGTATGATTGAGATAGTGGAAACTATGCTCGATCTGCAAAAGAAATATCATGATTCACGGCTTGAGAGTGAAAGAAGCATATATAAAAAACAGATCGCTATCCTGGACCAAAAGATCGATTGCCTTGTTTATGAATTGTACGGAATAACAGAAGCGGAGATAAAAATCGTGGAGGAGAGATAA
- a CDS encoding THUMP domain-containing protein has translation MFAYQKDCRFFAQAARGLAELAAAELAELGAYDIEDGGGGLYFRADAAGLYRVNYSSRLVSRVLAPLAAFPCPAEQVLYDSAQAIEWERILSPEKTFAVFAHVSDSKISHSHYAVLRLKDAVADYFRARSGRRPDVDTEHPDVWINLVIRRDQALISLDTSGGSLHRRGYRRQSVAAPLQETLAAAIVRLSGWQGERPLVDPMCGSGTIVTEAFMHYCRLPAAFKKDRFGFEHLPDFAAAVWHEVRRECDAAVREMPAGLIRGSDSDRPSIDAARRNLSELPGSRGLVLERRDFRDLPEIHAATIICNPPYGIRVGELEPTRFLYKEFGDFLKTRCQGSTAYVLCGNLDLIQAIGLKPARRFILFNGPIECRLLKIEIY, from the coding sequence ATGTTCGCGTATCAAAAAGACTGCCGCTTTTTCGCCCAGGCGGCCCGCGGGCTTGCCGAGTTGGCGGCCGCGGAACTGGCGGAGCTCGGCGCTTACGACATCGAGGACGGCGGCGGCGGCCTGTATTTCCGCGCCGATGCCGCCGGGCTGTACCGGGTCAATTACAGTTCGCGGCTGGTTTCGCGGGTGCTGGCACCGCTCGCCGCGTTCCCATGTCCGGCCGAGCAGGTGCTGTACGATTCCGCCCAGGCGATTGAGTGGGAAAGGATCCTTTCCCCGGAGAAAACTTTTGCCGTGTTCGCCCATGTCTCCGACAGCAAAATTTCTCACTCCCATTATGCCGTCCTGCGCCTGAAGGACGCCGTTGCCGACTATTTCCGCGCCCGCAGCGGTCGCCGCCCCGACGTGGACACCGAGCATCCCGACGTCTGGATCAACCTGGTCATTCGCCGCGACCAGGCGCTCATCAGCCTGGACACTTCCGGCGGTTCGCTGCACCGCCGCGGCTACCGCCGGCAGTCGGTCGCGGCGCCGCTGCAGGAAACGCTGGCGGCGGCCATCGTGCGCCTGAGCGGCTGGCAGGGGGAAAGGCCGCTGGTCGACCCGATGTGCGGCTCGGGGACCATCGTGACTGAGGCGTTCATGCATTATTGCCGGCTACCGGCGGCTTTTAAAAAGGACCGCTTCGGCTTTGAGCATTTGCCCGATTTTGCCGCCGCGGTCTGGCACGAGGTACGCCGCGAGTGCGATGCCGCGGTCCGGGAAATGCCCGCCGGGCTGATCCGCGGCAGCGATTCCGACCGCCCGAGCATCGATGCCGCCCGGCGCAACCTGAGCGAACTCCCGGGGAGCCGCGGCCTGGTGCTGGAGCGCAGGGATTTCCGCGACCTGCCGGAAATCCACGCTGCCACCATCATCTGCAACCCGCCCTATGGCATCCGCGTCGGTGAATTGGAACCCACGCGTTTCTTGTACAAGGAATTCGGCGATTTTCTGAAAACGCGCTGCCAGGGTTCGACCGCCTACGTTCTGTGCGGCAACCTGGATCTTATTCAGGCAATTGGTCTGAAACCCGCGCGCCGCTTCATCCTCTTCAACGGCCCAATCGAGTGCCGGCTGCTGAAAATCGAGATATACTGA